From Populus alba chromosome 16, ASM523922v2, whole genome shotgun sequence:
atacaagagataaaaaaaatgcaaattatatgaaaatcctacgctagaaaactaaaactacctaaaaaacttagaaaatagcAGAATTTGGCCTCAATCTGGTGGGGCTAGTGGTAAACCACTAGTCTTGTTCAGAACGTCGTTtcacttcaagaaacaaaaggttAAAAACCTAATTCCTCAAACAATTCTGTCTTCAACAGTACCGCtgcggcaagtgaacagtaactCCGCAAGCAAAAAattctgtttctctttttttttctttttttttttttttcagaaatgtaaataagaatcacaacaactaaaaataacagtacaagcacaagaatcaactaaaattacttccccggcaacggcgccaaaatttgttgcgatgtcgcggtcgcacaaattaattaccctagcttaaaacacaacacacaagatagtatagaggaAGCaagggtcgatcccacgaggaaggtttagTTCGgattttttatgctatacgttatgcaatggggggtttgatttgcaattatttaaactatggcagaaattaaactagcaaacaaaatcaattgaaattgaaatatatcaagaaaacaaaccttggttgcaagcacacatccaccaacggaaattagaaccgatccttgaaatgaaactccagtttatattatgaattttatcttttcttaatattggttaattaacggatccgccgtataactagccctaaccaacaaacaatcacagtgtccccactaatgatttaatccaatgacagctttaagatctagataaattcattaatcttaacaaccaagttgtcaatttgtgttgctatgatcgaatgttctccctaagtttaataacgtagttccgctacaattatcaagcttagttgcttcacaagtttatataccacaactccggttttgatatcaaacttagcaatagattgttcacaataataacttagagtccgctctagcaattaagataaacaatcataggaaatatgcataggaaaacaaacatacttattcataacataaactaaaaataaaaggaagaataaatctcacagttcttgaaatccgaaggcttgttgtgtccttgcaaccaagaaaacgagcttagccttgcatatctattgaacaactactcctaaagatgaaagaatacataatttctgatttgtagagaggagagtttgtgtttcctcctccttcttcttcttcttctctacctccttctactcaccctctatttatacacaaattgtaagtaagaaaatatcaaagctcaagtgtgaacatcaatagatggtggtagtgtgaaggctgctggctgctgggttgaggttggtggctgccatgaggttggtggctgccttgaggttggtggctgccttccttgaggttggtggctgccttccttgaccttctagaatatttactagaggagctaaattgctggtcggtttggatgcttctggatgaaattttgattcgtttcttcacgcaacctgcttgctggcagaattcagctttcatctttgaaaattcatatctccctcatatgacatcgtttttggctgaaatttggatcgtttatagatctttgagtaaggaatccaacccaattgagtttgcatcaattggacttctgaagctccagatattgaattttgaatgggcaaaggtcaacattggcagactgcgagatttgactttgaaggatgtgatttccatgatctttctctttttatttttcttgcattacatttcgagaaaggtatggatgttagctttttaatgccacttgaatcacttcatttcgatctctggaaatcacgctctgcacaaaataccgactgaacatcaaatctgccaattacctccaatttactcctttttgcatctttcatccaaaaatgccttcaaaacataaaacaaagaatatcaaggcattttatataaataacatatgcaaaacactagttaaatgcgggtgaaactatcgaataatatggttacatcacaAGTCtaagtactccattgcttcattaaggtctttatcttcaaaagttccattgcacatcaattcaaccatttgcctatctttaggtgttaatccttcataaaattgtgaaaccaatctccatgtttcaaaaccatgatgagggcaagtattaagcaagtcttgatacctatcccaacattggtaaaatgtttcacttggtttttgagtgaaagtggtgatttgtcttttgaaagagttggttctgtgagatggaaaaaacttctttaaaaattgttgttgcatttcatcccaagcacgaatggatcctgacctaagattttgtagccatgttttagctttatcttttaatgaaaaaggaaaaagctttaatcgaatggtattcatgctacaatttaagtcattataggtgttacaaacttcttcaaattctctcaaatgcaagtacggattttctagatctaaaccatgaaaagaaggtaaaagttgaataatgcctggcttaaaattaaaatgggatgcatcaggagggaaaactatgcatgagggtgcacttgttcttgtaggattcatgtggtctctaagtgtcctaacacggttattctcattattctcattattctcattatgaagtgactggttatcttcttcggccatattttctgaaaatgatgaggatatcctagaaagtctaccacttaatgtacgtgaccaaacactcatgcacgtgtagaaagagaataaaaggaagaagaaaacaaaagaaaaagaaacaaaaaagaaaagaaaagaaaaaaaaaagaaacaaagttagatacaagaaaagtgaaaagagaaaacaaaataaatactatgatTTGTACAAGaaattacctccccggcaacggcgccaaaaacttgacacgacgaaaatattgatgtcttctcccaagtgcaggagtgtcgaagtaataaataacccggcaagaccggggtcgaaccacagagaggttaattgtacaaattataaataacaatactaaaacaacaacaacaacaacaataataatacaaaataaaataaacaagaggcggtaataccggccaagtacttcagacaataataacaagaatttacaataataataacaataataataataatacaaaataaaataaacaagaggcggtaataccagccaagtacttcagacaataataacaagaatttacaataataataacaataataataataataatacaaaataaaataaacaagaggcggtaataccggccaagtacttcagacaataaataatcagtacgtggcgttgttatacctgagaatgatctaaagatcgggtcacaggtttccagcctatatactgaatttatgaaaagatgaaaaagatatattatataatataaacagaatgtaaataataacaatactaatagtaataacaataacaataacaataacaacaacaataacaataacaacaacaacaacaataataataataataataagaggaggaagaaattaatgagaactttgagatggaagattaatgtaaggattaaacaataataaaaacaaatgtcaaggttagaggatccaccaatggtatttcaaacaagtataatataaactcttattactcaatttggaaaccacacacgagggaggttccaatcagatgatttgtcattaatagctcattataaattattaacatgatcatattaattatctcatttacataacaccaaacttttaaatattatcaggaattcatgatgttaattgatgttaacaacaaatcaagtacctttcatagcccaggtgtaggtaataccatacggttgggctatgagagtaccaagcatttgttgtaccaaatattatacaacataaatttagattaaccatttaacaagcaaggtattaagaattagtaagataaaaagataagacatgttaatattaaacattaagattcatattgagtttataccatacttgttcttacaccattagtgtaaccttttcaccttgacataataaacttagccaaacataatgaagaagagaaacataaataaacaaaataagaacataaataaaatacaagttaactaaggaaaggaaaggaaatgaaaagcataaacaagaaattaatgaaagcaaaacttaagaattacaaaaaaatataaagagagaaataaagagcatgaacttgatctgaacaaccaagcccctaaatacatggcaaatgcctccttttataggccaaaattcggaattattgctttgatgactcattgttgagtgggtggccaacttttgacttagtgaaaatccttatcatcttgtctaaataaaacgaaaatgctagcatcagaactaggtccagatgtccaaatgaaagttctaggaaactctcttagctttccaggaaaaaaaagatgaggtcatttggacttctagaactcaagatatgggctgaacactgaacagtgttgggctgcaggacagattcggacttctctgttgttgctataatttggacttgaaaacggccttcttagatcttgatgtccaaatgaaagttgtaggcctatgtcttatcaaatctctgtaaacatttcagatcatttggatatctagaactcgagatatgacccaattaccgaacagtgttccagtttggactgcaccaacgtctcttttctaagcttcacccttctttatcttcaaaatttcagtagttgaattcatcaatcaatcctttgatttatgtgatatgcctgcatttaagatgaacatttaccatatattagggtaatttataatattagacttgttattataaaacatgctttagttaaggagttattgatactttaagtgcaaaatgatgatataaacccttgataaacatgcacttttaagtactaatcaaatggctttggcacctgaggcttggacatctaaatttcacaagtctgaagatgctatccagcaagaagatggtcaaaggtttgcctcacattgatcatccagatgaagtctgtgagagttgtgtcctcagcaaacatcacagatccagttttgttaaagaagtcaactggagagcaaagaggccactggagttaatacacacagatgtgtgtggcccgataacgcctatgtcgactggacaaaataggtacttcctcacttttactgatgattttagtagaaagacgtggatatactttctgaagaggaagtcagaagtattcaattgttttaaaaattttaaagcaattaTGGAGAAGCAAATTGGCTACATGATCAGAAccgtgagatctgatcaaggaggagaatatacagcaaatgactttgaagccttttgtacacaacaagacatcagacatcagacaacgccagcttatacaccacagctgaacggtgtagcagaaaggaagaatcgcacgattcttgacatgacaagaagtctgctcaaagaaaagaaattgcccaagcaatactgggctgaagctgtatcatgtgcagtgtatctgttgaatcgctgcccaaccagaagtcTGCAAGGAGtcattccagaagaagcatggagtggtcacaaaccaagtgttactcatctacgagtctttggttgtgtggcatatgcaaagatcccagatgcaagaaggagaaagctcgatgataagagcgagaaatgcatctttgtcggatatggtgaaagaaggatgggatacaggctgtataatcccatcacgaagaaggtgattacgagtagagatgttatctttgaagaagataaatcttgggaatggaatggtgatcaagaagcagtcaaatggatcaccactgatttgatccttgaaggtgaagaagtaccaacagtacttgtcgaagaaccaattgtgccagcagctgaaccataaagtccggtacacagttttcctgtattcaacaggaggaacacaccaggagcatcatcatcaacaccaccatcagcatcctcgtcagaaggaccaagaaggatgaggAATCTTGAAGAGCTTTATGATGCCACTcaagtcatggaagatacaactttgttttgtttccatgcagataaggacccaccagaaaagaagaaagaaataggtgtcaaaagggtctacaagacgaaagccaaattagtggataaaggctacaagcagagagaaggcattgaaaggagaagtgttcatgcttggcatgacatccctcaATTGAGTTTaagggggagatttgttgaataattaaactcaatccagaaggtcCCAgccaaggaaggcaaccagccaccagccaccagccaccgaccaccgaccagccgccagccaccagccaccagccgcagccgccagccgccttcacacttgaaggttgaattttcgtattttgatttgtgtataaatagagtgcccagcctCTCTTATAGTGTGTGGAAAtaattgagagaaacactagaaagagaatagagagagagagagagggtgtgtattGTTAAACTTTTGTTAATTGTAAGTTtcggattttgtaataaaactttgtgttttatcccttctgagtgtttcaaagtcaCCACCAGTGATTTCTCCGACCAAAAGACATCTCTCACTATAAAAAACACACTAAAACTAACTAcctctctttcattttgtttaggCTAAAAATCATCCTTTCCCTTTGTTTCTCCCTCGCCGTCACCACCGGCCATACCTACCATCACCACCACTGCCACTTCATAACAGCCCCCTCTCTTATTTCAAGCAGACCAGCTCTCTACCTCATCtctcaactaaaaaaatcagcCCTTGTTCCCATATTTTGTTTTGGTCGAAAAACACAACCCCTCCCCGCTTAATCCCACTGTCAAATATCAACCCTTTATCTTCCCTCTCATTATCGCTGCCAAGAATCCCCAGCCACACCAGCGAGCGCCAGCGCCGACCAGCAAGACAACCGACCAAAACAGCCCAGGCTGATAGCACCAGATTTGTTGTGATTTCTGTGCATTCAAGCAATGGATGTCAGGGACTAGATCTGttgcaataaaatataattgaagtgAATGTGTGGCATTATCTATCTTAATCCCTTACGTAAGGATAATATGTCCTAGAATTTAACATTTGACGGGATTTTTTTCCGCTGAGACTGCTTGGGAACTTTTCAGGGAGAAAAGGGAAAAGAGTTGGATGGTTCAAACTTTTTTGGGCAGTTTCCATGTCATAAGGCATACCTTCATTTGTTGGCTTGCTTTCTTGGACAGATTAACAAACAAGAAAAGACGGATCAAGTTGGCGCAATCCTATTGTGTTATGTGTAATTCTGCTGCTAAAAATAGGGATTGCTTTTCTCACCTGCTTGTTCTCAAAGGGAATTTGGAAGTAAATTCTTCAACTCTGTGGCATTACCGGGACAGTTGAAGATTGGGATTTTGGTCTCGTGGGGCCAAAGAAAAGTTGCAGCAAAAGGATGCAAGTTTGATGCCATGTGAGTTGCTTGGTGTTCTTTCATTTACTTAAATCGGAAAGAACACAATCAAAGACCTCAAGATGGCGCCGTCAATTCTGATGCAGTAACAATTTCTATTTATCTCCTAAAAGCTCTAGAAAGTTATCATATCTGTGTACAGATGTGTTACGTGCTGTACTTGCTGTGGAGATTGAAgatggaagaggaagaggaagaggaagaggaagatgaagatgaaattgtGTCTAgtttaacttattatttaaGAGAAATAAACTTGGTGATATTTCAGTTATCTTTATATTTCAgagctttttaattattattttcaatataacaataatattataaataaatacatatatttttaaagtcaactacttaaaaaaatataaaatattatatgtctTCAAAGTTGAGATTATaaagtataatattaaaaaccttGAATGCTAAGTAAAACTTTACCCAAAATTTAATAtactcaacataaaaaaatttcatccatCTCTCGGATttctaatttaatcattttaatatgcataGAAACTTTTCagttatttagataaaaaaaactttacgaTAGAAAATTCTCcacattctttttttcctcttaaaaacCTTTTTGAGTAGACTCGCAGTGGCCACTGGACGTCTAGCTAGTTAATATACTCAACGGAAAATCGAAGTAGTTGAAGGTACATTTTAACAAATCTTTCGCTTCCTCGATCTCTTTAATTATCTATGAATTGTTACTTCTTGGTTTTGTTGTGCTTCGAATTACcagttttgttttcttagttCAGTTTGATTTCTGAGGTTTGGACTCGATAATTGTCGAATTTGAGGTTAATTTGAGATGAGACTTTGTGGGGCTctttaaaaatttgatatttaatgatAGATTGTTTAATAATCGAGCCTTTTTAGCTTTCACGTAATGATGCTTTGATCGATACGTCGCAGTTGTTTGGAATTGGAAGCAAACTCAAGGTTTATAGGACATATTTTAGTGTATGTTAGCTGTAGGGTATAGGCTATTTCTCGAATCTGGAGATTAACTTCTTAATAAAGTCTAGTGTTTATTCACAACTAGCTGTTTTGATACCTTGTTTTAATGCTTGGAATTGTGTTTATCAGCTGTTGttataacaaataatttttggggctaataatttttttttccctttcctgGTTTGGGGCATTGCTGAGTTGGGTTCTATCGAATCGTTCCTGTTATCTGCAGTGTAAATATGGAAGTTAATCTGTAACCTCAGCTTGTTCTGGGTACATAGTGAGGTaacttataatttgattttgtcGAATTTCAGGTTAGCTGGgcttgcttttttgttttcggCTAGCATTCTGTTTACAGATATTGGTATGGATCCAATCGCAGTGGTTGCGTTGTGGCGGCCTTCCATAATTGTTGTCTATATGTGTTTTATTTCACGAGTTATATATATGCAatgcaaattataaatttgttctGCTGGGATTTACTTTCTTACTCTCAGCACTTGTGCATGGAGTGAGATATTTATGTGCATAAACTAATCTTTAGCTGTTTCTACTCGTGCCTCCTTTTGGATTTGTGTTTTGTCCACAATTTTTGAGGATAATAGGACAAGAAAGAGGTTGCTTGCTCGTCCGCAAAATCTAGTCAAATAATAGAGCGAGGTAAGTTATCCTATTTTAGGTTAATctgaaaaaaagatgatgattgATTGTATTCTGACATTTCGAAGAACTCGGAATCAATTGATGAAAAAAGGCAACAATCCCTCGTTTTCTTAGTTAATATTCGACCTTAACCATATAGAGTGTCCCTGTTAACCACGTTATAACAGAGAATTCAAGATTTTCTTGCCTTGTTGAGTTGTGACTGCATATGTCTCACAACAATCATAGCTCTAATACCAAGAAGTATAGGAGAAATTGAAATTTCTTACTGTATATCACCATAGCAGAGGCCGGCAAAACTCTATCTAATAATTAAGTCTCTAGCAAATCTGAAAAGAGGGCTGGACAGAGGATTGGTATATTTTGACACAATTGTGAGTGATCTAGAAGTTAACTATTATGAAGCAAGCATGGATTGTTCACAAAGTAATGTGTGATCCGCACTGTGTGATTCCCATCAAATTAAACCCTCCAAACTGACCTATGAAACCCTAGTTGATTTGCTGACAGAATAAAGGCTGTATTTTTGGAAAATTCTTACCTTAACTCTAGGGTTGTGGAGGGAGAGCTGTCACTATCCTATGTTGGTTTAGATCGATGGATTACAAGTTAGAACTCCATGCTTATGGCATAGGGAATCATATTTTGAAGATATTCTTTCAATTAGAGGTTTTGTAGAATCACTTTTTAGAACATGAGGTTCatgtttttgtatatatacGGGTTTCCTCCTCTTGGTGCTCCTCACTGACGTATTTTTATCCAGGAAAATTAAGGTAGCACGTAAACCttaatgaaatgtttttttttccttttaaagaaAGAACATGGGTTGATTTCCAATATCCTATAGACAATATGACTTTAGACAGGGCAGAATGTGAATTTTCTATTCCTACAGCTCTTACGTATGTGCTGGTGCCCGTGCCTTGCATATACTCGGGGGAGGGTCCACTCAGTTTCTAACCAGCAGGGTTAGTGTTCATATCTTTTATGtggtttctctcttctttcttttctctccccTTTCAGATTACTTACTTAGACTCCATTTTTCGTtgctgaaaatatttatttcatataatcCCCATTATAATCAGGAGGAATCTCTGATTAATGAGTCTATTTCATGCATGAAAATATTCATTGCATGCATGTGGTTGGGGAATTAGCAACGAAGgaagaaacagaggagagaaaAGGGGATGGAGAAGTgacattttcaaaattcttgcTTGACCtaccaaataaataaactctTATCTTTGATGGATCGAAAACCTTCCTGATTTCCTGGCACTTGTATCATGTATCTAGCTTTGCATACAATGGAGGACCGCTCCGTTAAATGTCTTAATTAGCTACTCATTCCTTGCTCTTGTTGTGGCTTCTCCTCTCACAGCATCTTGTTCATTTCAAGATCTTGTATTGCAGCTGGATAGATGCTGCTAAATTCCTGACATCACCAGATGGAAGAAATGGTCTGTGTAATTGATCCCAACAATATCAAGgttgtttatttgttaaatGAACGCACGCATAAACTggctaaataataataataataacaacaacaataataatttcatcctgacatgtatatttaaaaaagacgCCCCCGTATTTATACCACGTATCATGTCGAGAGTTTACCGTATTTGTTCACTTCAGCTCCATCACCTGCTGTTTCATGAGAATTCTAAAAAACATTATGCTTAAATCATACAAAAACTTTCTGATGAAGCTCGTAGATTATGGGGGGCGCCGCCCATGTAGGAGACAGTTCATAGTGATGAAATTAGGACCTGTTTGCAAGCGTCCCAAAGATGAAAAACTTTTCGAGTCCCTTGGTTTTTAGTGATTTCTCGGAGGATGAAGCATGTTGATGAGCTTCGTTAACAATATGCATGGACCTAAACTGCGAGTATGTGCTGTAACGAATTTATCATACAGTGAAATAGCTAAATCCTCGTAGCACATGGCAAACAAGGCTACAGCTAGCATTTACCGCAGTTCCAATTCACTAGTACTGGTAAATTTCTACACATTCAGGAGAATTCATCTCCATGTTCTTCCTTTATTTTACCCTTTCGTTCACACTGAACGATAGGTTAAATGGTATACGTCGCCGAAAAGGCTACATTTCAGTCATTGCAAATACCTCgatattgaacaaaaaaacaaaaaaaaaacaaccacaacaacaagaAATTCTGCCCTAGCTCTGAAGTTTGTTCCGTATGAAGGTGAAACCCTGGAGTGTTATTggttttccatatatatatatatataaataatacacGAGCACTTCCTTTTCTTCAGCTACCCAGATATGATTTTTTCATTGTTGATCTGAATGTCCCTGCTTACTCCAGTACTGATCTAATTGCTCCCACTCCCAGATAGGTTCATTATCAATAGCCATGTCGCTGATTTCTCCAGTTTGGAGGGGCTGGCCGTGGTGTCCTGAGGTTGAACTATCATGTGAGCATGTTATCTCCCCCGCTGAGGGGCTTTGATGAAATGCTGTGGCTCCATCATCGGGGGCTGCTTGAGCTCTCATCTGAACCATATCCTCCACTCCTGATGGCCGTCTATCAAATGCTCGCACGAAGTTGGACTTCTTGTACACGCGACACAAACTGAATTCTTCCCTTGGCTGCAAAATATAACCAGGAGATTGCGTGAAGCAGGTAGAGAGTTTTGCATAGTCAAAACATTACGACCTTGAAtccattaaaagaagaagaagaagcattatGACCATAATATATGCAGTATCCTACCTGGTAAGAAAGAAATGGGTCTTAAATTTATGGCAGAACATAGCACATAACATTATAATTAAGCTAACTTTTTCCCCTCATTAGAATATCATCTACTTTTCCGTGCTAATAGAAAATTGGGAATTTTAAAACCATTCTGTTTGAAAACCACTCAATAGGGTTAGATTAAATTTCAAGAAtggttttatattataattcatCAAGTGGACTAAGACTAACTACTAGAATCAAAAGCTAGATTATTAGGTGAAATCTTCATAATGATTTGATATAACACTGACCGATAACATactaaaattaagattaattagTCATAAAAAGACGTAAAGCCATCGTAATATGTATACAGTATAGTGGCAGATAGATTGCACCTTTGGATATGCACCACTTGAAGAggatgcttcttcttcttcttcttttatagcTTTATATTCATTCATTTTCCAGTCAGTTTTTTGTCCATTTGGAGCCCTTCCATTGTAGAACACCATGGTTCTTTTCTCGCCAATACAGCGATTACTCTCGGAAGAGTAAACAGAACCTGGAGAGCCAGTAGCTTTCCAATACCCAGTAGCTGTGAGTCGCTTTGGCCTCCCTCCATGGGCTTCGCTTTTTTGCCTtggaatgaagaaaaaacattctTCTGGGTCTCCATGGCACAAATCACCTGAAAATTCTGAATAATCAAAGTATTTGGATGAGAAAGAGAGCTTGATATGCTTCCagatttctttttatgaaattaattccATGCTTATATGCAGGAGCTTACGatggtaatttttttactttcttttatacTAAGCCAAGTACAATATATATTCTCTTCATCTTCAATAtacttcattatttacaataaCTAAACACAGAGAGAGGTGAAAATGGATTAGGAACAAtgaaaattactaattaataaGGTGAGAAATTAAGAACATTAAAAAGATCTTTACGTGGAAGCTCCCATGGATTGAACCCATATATATCAAGGACCGGTATAAGACGGTCCATTACCCGTAGCAGGTCCTCTCTCCTTGCTTCAAGCTTGTTACGCAGATAAAATGAGACCAGTTCTTCTTCTGTTGGGTAAAAACGAAACCCTGGCATATCCATCAGACAACTAATATAACAATAactttcttcctttgttttttatgaaataaaagttAGGTAGGGGCCGGAATCACTTTGAACGTTCAAAGCactaaatataaagagagaggagGGTACTGCACCCATGGCTGCTTGGAATCTTCCATGCAATTGTTCCAAGGAAAACTTTCTTTGTTGCCCCGCACGAAGGAGTGACCCGGACCCATAATTTTTCCAAGAGATTCTTCGGAAATTCATAGACTTTCAACTATAATATGTTTGAGAAAGCTAATGGTAtttctaaatacaaataaaaaaaaataagagtaatgtgataaattcaaatttagcGAGGTTAAAAACTCttgaatatataaaaaccaaagaCTTCTATGACCtacatatcatattttcatcaatattaatgttaGGTAAGAGATAATGCATAAAAGTTCTCTAAAGACTTATCttattttcatgatatatatgtatatgtctGTGATATAA
This genomic window contains:
- the LOC118063528 gene encoding NAC domain-containing protein 90, with translation MDMPGFRFYPTEEELVSFYLRNKLEARREDLLRVMDRLIPVLDIYGFNPWELPQFSGDLCHGDPEECFFFIPRQKSEAHGGRPKRLTATGYWKATGSPGSVYSSESNRCIGEKRTMVFYNGRAPNGQKTDWKMNEYKAIKEEEEEASSSSGAYPKPREEFSLCRVYKKSNFVRAFDRRPSGVEDMVQMRAQAAPDDGATAFHQSPSAGEITCSHDSSTSGHHGQPLQTGEISDMAIDNEPIWEWEQLDQYWSKQGHSDQQ